One Borreliella chilensis DNA window includes the following coding sequences:
- a CDS encoding preprotein translocase subunit SecF — translation MQRVINFSKYGSNVLIVSVVLTLVGLIYTFFYHGGYNWGIDFSSGVNINLSIEKSGIKENEIKSIFSPIYKTLDVNSIVSPDENKSEFSITVKSDVIDYAFKTEVQKTIMDELKKAFDANVEVLDSYFIDSSFSSTLRIKSIFLVLGTFTLILIYITLRFKLSYAIASILSTFHDIFFIAAFLGVFRIEINSSIIVAILTIIGYSLNDTIIIFDRIRDNVKRLTDNAFLNVLNISINQTLSRTILTSFTTFVAVFSIYVFTEGSIKDFSLVFMVGVIVGTYSSIFIASPILLNLYKKIK, via the coding sequence ATGCAAAGAGTAATTAATTTTTCAAAATATGGAAGCAATGTTTTAATTGTTAGTGTTGTTTTGACATTGGTTGGACTTATTTATACTTTTTTTTATCATGGTGGATACAATTGGGGAATAGATTTTTCTTCTGGAGTTAATATTAATCTTTCAATAGAAAAATCAGGTATTAAAGAAAATGAAATCAAAAGCATATTCTCTCCTATTTATAAGACTTTAGATGTTAATAGTATTGTTTCGCCTGATGAGAATAAAAGTGAGTTCTCTATTACGGTAAAGTCAGATGTCATTGATTATGCTTTTAAAACAGAAGTTCAAAAAACAATAATGGATGAACTTAAAAAAGCATTTGATGCTAATGTTGAAGTTTTGGATTCTTATTTTATTGATTCAAGTTTTTCTTCTACTTTGAGAATTAAGTCAATATTCCTAGTGTTAGGAACGTTTACTCTAATTTTGATTTACATAACTTTAAGATTTAAATTAAGTTATGCTATTGCTTCTATACTTTCAACATTTCATGATATATTTTTTATAGCTGCTTTTTTAGGAGTATTTAGGATAGAGATCAATAGTTCTATTATTGTCGCAATATTAACCATTATTGGATATTCTTTAAACGATACAATAATTATTTTTGATAGGATTAGAGATAATGTTAAGCGATTAACCGATAACGCATTTTTAAATGTGTTAAATATCAGTATTAATCAAACTTTATCAAGAACTATTTTAACATCGTTTACAACGTTTGTTGCGGTATTTTCTATCTATGTGTTTACTGAAGGGTCTATAAAAGATTTTTCTTTGGTGTTTATGGTAGGAGTAATTGTTGGAACTTATTCTTCTATTTTCATAGCGTCTCCGATACTTTTAAATCTGTACAAAAAGATAAAGTAG
- a CDS encoding molecular chaperone DnaJ, with translation MTKDYYNILGIQKNASNEEIKKAYKKLAIKYHPDKNKGNKIAEEKFKEINEAYEILSSPDKKRTYDTLGTTNFNDNSDHFEREFKTTGFSNFEDLDFFSKIFGGSSRKTTDKEITINISLYDAYMGGKKIILINNQKIEIIIPKGTLETTKIKINNKGPLNPISGGKGSLIVKFTISSYKNFKLNGKNLETIIEVYPWEIALGCEKLFETIEGKKIKLKIPVDAKNGEILSLKGLGMPIIGSGSKGDLKVTLMVKIPKIINNEVKTIYERLKEIYS, from the coding sequence ATGACCAAAGACTATTATAATATACTTGGAATACAAAAAAATGCTAGTAATGAAGAAATTAAAAAAGCCTATAAAAAATTGGCAATTAAATATCACCCAGACAAAAACAAGGGAAACAAAATAGCTGAAGAAAAGTTTAAAGAAATAAATGAAGCTTATGAAATTTTATCTTCTCCTGATAAAAAAAGAACTTACGACACCTTAGGTACTACCAATTTTAATGACAACAGCGACCATTTTGAAAGAGAATTTAAAACCACAGGATTTAGCAATTTTGAAGATTTGGATTTTTTTTCCAAAATTTTTGGTGGATCTTCAAGAAAAACTACAGACAAAGAAATAACTATAAATATTTCACTTTATGATGCTTATATGGGGGGTAAAAAAATAATACTTATAAACAACCAAAAAATAGAAATAATAATCCCAAAAGGAACATTAGAAACAACCAAAATAAAAATAAACAACAAAGGCCCCTTAAATCCAATCTCTGGAGGAAAAGGAAGCTTAATAGTCAAATTTACCATATCAAGCTATAAAAACTTCAAGCTGAATGGAAAAAACTTAGAAACAATAATAGAAGTTTATCCGTGGGAAATAGCTCTAGGTTGCGAAAAACTATTTGAAACAATTGAAGGAAAAAAAATAAAGCTTAAAATTCCTGTAGATGCAAAAAATGGAGAAATTCTTAGCTTAAAAGGATTAGGAATGCCCATAATTGGAAGTGGTTCAAAAGGAGATCTTAAAGTTACTCTAATGGTAAAAATTCCCAAAATAATAAATAATGAAGTAAAAACTATTTACGAAAGATTAAAAGAAATATATAGTTAA
- a CDS encoding coproporphyrinogen III oxidase yields the protein MRVDLLSLSELSLYINMSFCCKDLNIFNRILGELKNHLILLGHPMVKTLYIKHLDFYLCRQDNLKFILNSLSKCINLDLLEEFTLEIIPYYVDFEKFKLLDEFCITRINLNLQSFSLKFRKIMGMPEISYKKINTLINNIRKFPFDLNIDMTINIPSQKKYHLKCDLKELLLYAPEHVCFSEFIYEDVRLILRDFDCSVHNDGIDSENLWFCALECLESNGYINYEISNFAFKGHESKHNKLNWELKPYLGLGLYAVSLLFCNDKDNNVRALIRKASSSFEANNHLATFELLEDLEFFVYHFIQGLGTAKGVNLRFLRSKFEYDEKQFFQFINYCSTLSRKLVFDNNIMLLKGNERFKLDFYLVKIINYFNDNFFKVKLKHP from the coding sequence ATGAGAGTAGATCTTTTATCTCTTAGCGAGTTAAGTCTTTATATTAATATGTCATTTTGTTGTAAAGATTTAAACATTTTTAATAGAATTTTAGGGGAATTAAAGAATCATTTAATCTTGTTAGGTCATCCAATGGTAAAAACACTTTACATTAAGCACTTAGATTTTTATTTATGTAGGCAAGATAATTTAAAATTTATTTTAAATTCTTTGTCCAAGTGTATTAATTTAGATTTATTGGAAGAATTTACTTTAGAAATTATTCCGTATTATGTTGATTTTGAAAAATTTAAACTTTTAGATGAATTTTGTATTACTCGAATTAATCTTAATCTTCAAAGTTTTTCTTTAAAATTTAGAAAGATTATGGGAATGCCTGAAATTTCTTATAAAAAAATAAATACTCTAATTAATAATATTAGAAAGTTTCCTTTTGATTTAAATATTGATATGACTATTAATATTCCTTCGCAAAAAAAATACCATCTCAAATGTGATTTGAAAGAGTTGCTATTATATGCTCCCGAGCATGTTTGTTTTAGTGAGTTCATATATGAAGATGTGCGACTTATTTTGAGAGATTTTGATTGTTCTGTTCATAATGACGGCATTGATTCTGAAAATCTGTGGTTTTGTGCCTTAGAGTGTTTAGAATCTAATGGATATATTAATTATGAAATTTCTAATTTTGCATTTAAGGGGCATGAGAGTAAGCATAATAAGCTAAATTGGGAGTTAAAACCATATTTAGGATTGGGATTATATGCTGTAAGCTTGCTTTTTTGCAATGACAAGGACAATAATGTAAGAGCTTTGATTAGAAAAGCTAGTAGTTCTTTTGAAGCAAACAATCATTTAGCAACTTTTGAATTACTAGAAGATTTAGAGTTTTTTGTTTATCATTTTATTCAAGGACTTGGAACCGCTAAAGGTGTCAACTTGCGGTTTCTTAGGAGCAAGTTTGAGTATGATGAAAAACAATTTTTTCAATTTATTAATTATTGCTCAACTTTAAGCAGAAAGCTTGTTTTTGATAATAATATTATGCTATTAAAAGGGAACGAAAGGTTTAAGTTAGATTTTTATTTAGTAAAAATTATAAACTATTTTAATGATAATTTTTTTAAAGTGAAGCTTAAGCATCCTTGA
- a CDS encoding ribose 5-phosphate isomerase codes for MESQKKLVAKYAIDHYIKNNMNLGIGTGTTVYYAIKYLSEKLKSGNLKNLKFYTTSSDTKYLLSKEQIPYESNFSKLNRSLDIAIDGADEILLEKKSLIKGMGGAHLMEKVVAYNSETLLIIADETKIVKKLGTKMPIPMEIAQSAVGFIMTRLEEMNLNATLRICSEKKGPIITDNNNYILDVKMHVENPEGTEKYFKLFPGILEIGIFNHKNTKIVYYQNKQIKDA; via the coding sequence ATGGAAAGTCAAAAAAAATTAGTAGCAAAATACGCAATTGATCACTATATCAAAAACAATATGAATCTTGGAATCGGAACAGGCACAACTGTTTATTATGCAATAAAATATTTAAGTGAAAAACTAAAATCGGGCAACTTAAAAAATTTAAAATTCTACACAACAAGTAGCGATACAAAATACTTACTCTCAAAAGAGCAAATTCCTTATGAATCAAATTTTTCAAAACTTAACAGAAGTCTAGACATTGCAATTGATGGAGCTGATGAAATCCTTTTAGAAAAAAAAAGCCTAATAAAAGGAATGGGGGGCGCACACTTGATGGAGAAAGTAGTAGCTTACAATTCAGAAACATTACTAATAATAGCAGATGAAACAAAAATTGTGAAAAAATTGGGAACAAAAATGCCTATTCCCATGGAAATTGCCCAAAGTGCTGTCGGATTTATCATGACTAGACTTGAAGAAATGAATTTAAACGCAACCTTAAGAATTTGTAGCGAAAAAAAAGGTCCCATCATAACTGACAACAATAATTATATTTTAGATGTAAAAATGCACGTAGAAAATCCTGAAGGAACAGAAAAATACTTCAAGCTATTTCCGGGCATACTTGAAATTGGAATATTCAATCACAAAAACACAAAAATAGTTTATTACCAAAACAAACAAATCAAGGATGCTTAA
- the gpmA gene encoding phosphoglyceromutase (2,3-bisphosphoglycerate-dependent; catalyzes the interconversion of 2-phosphoglycerate to 3-phosphoglycerate), producing MYKLVLVRHGESEWNRENLFTGWTDVKLSDKGVDEALEAGLLLKQEGYSFDIAFSSLLSRANDTLNIILRELGQSYISIKKTWRLNERHYGALQGLNKSETAAKYGEDKVLIWRRSYDVPPMPLKESDNRHPIRDTRYKYIPKRELPSTECLKDTVARVIPYWTDEIAKEILEDKKVIVAAHGNSLRALVKYLDNLSEEDVLKLNIPTGIPLVYELDKDLNPVKHYYLGDESKIKKAMESVASQGKLK from the coding sequence ATGTATAAATTAGTTTTAGTGCGGCATGGAGAGAGTGAGTGGAACAGAGAAAATCTTTTTACTGGCTGGACAGATGTTAAACTTTCTGATAAAGGCGTTGATGAGGCTTTGGAGGCAGGTTTGCTACTCAAGCAGGAAGGTTATTCTTTTGATATTGCTTTTAGCTCTTTATTGTCAAGGGCTAATGATACTTTAAATATTATTTTGCGAGAATTAGGTCAATCTTATATTAGTATTAAAAAAACTTGGAGATTGAATGAAAGGCATTATGGAGCTTTACAAGGTTTAAATAAGTCAGAAACAGCTGCAAAATACGGAGAAGATAAAGTTTTAATTTGGAGGCGTAGTTACGATGTGCCCCCAATGCCTTTAAAAGAGTCTGATAATCGTCATCCAATAAGAGATACAAGGTATAAGTATATTCCTAAAAGGGAACTTCCTTCAACAGAATGTCTTAAAGATACTGTTGCAAGAGTAATTCCGTATTGGACTGATGAGATTGCAAAAGAAATTCTTGAAGACAAAAAAGTTATTGTTGCTGCTCATGGAAATTCTTTAAGGGCTCTTGTTAAATATCTTGATAATTTAAGTGAAGAAGATGTTTTAAAGCTTAACATTCCGACGGGTATTCCTTTAGTTTACGAATTAGATAAAGATTTAAATCCTGTTAAGCATTACTATTTAGGTGATGAGAGTAAGATTAAAAAGGCAATGGAATCTGTTGCTAGTCAAGGAAAGTTAAAATAA
- a CDS encoding lysyl-tRNA synthetase yields MKTAHWADFYAEKIKKEKGPKDLYTVASGITPSGTVHIGNFREVISVDLVARALKDSGSKVRFIYSWDNYDVFRKVPKNMPEQELLATYLRQAITRVPDTRSHKTSYARANEIEFEKYLPIVGINPEFIDQSKQYTKNVYASQIKFALNHKKELSEALNEYRTSKLEESWYPISIFCTKCNKDTTTVNNYDNHYSVEYSCECGNLESLDIRTTWAIKLPWRIDWPMRWKYEKVDFEPAGKDHHSSGGSFDTSKNIVKIFKGSPPVTFQYDFISIKGRGGKISSSSGNVISLKDVLEIYTPEVTRFLFAATKPNTEFSISFDLDVIKIYEDYDKFERIYYGVEDIKEEKKRAFKRIYELSQPYKPSKTIPYQIGFRHLSVICQIFENNISKILNYLKNVQDDQKEKLINKIKCAINWIRDFAPEDFKFSLRSKFDNIEILKEDSKKAVNELMDFLKKNFEITTEQDIQNEIYKISRENNIEPALFFKQIYKILIDKEKGPKLAGFIKIIGIDRFKEIVSKYI; encoded by the coding sequence GTGAAGACAGCACACTGGGCAGATTTTTACGCAGAAAAAATAAAAAAAGAAAAAGGTCCAAAAGACTTGTACACAGTTGCATCAGGAATTACTCCATCTGGGACTGTACACATTGGTAATTTCAGAGAAGTTATCTCGGTAGACCTTGTAGCAAGAGCTTTAAAAGACTCTGGATCAAAAGTAAGATTTATTTACTCTTGGGATAATTATGATGTGTTTCGAAAAGTTCCCAAAAATATGCCAGAACAAGAACTTCTTGCAACTTATTTAAGACAAGCAATAACAAGGGTTCCTGACACAAGAAGCCACAAGACAAGCTACGCAAGAGCCAATGAAATTGAATTTGAAAAATATCTGCCTATAGTAGGAATTAACCCTGAATTCATTGACCAAAGCAAACAATATACTAAAAATGTCTATGCAAGCCAAATAAAATTTGCACTTAATCATAAAAAAGAACTCTCTGAGGCTTTAAACGAATATAGAACTTCAAAGCTTGAAGAAAGCTGGTACCCAATCAGTATATTTTGTACAAAATGTAATAAAGACACAACAACTGTAAATAATTACGATAACCATTATTCTGTTGAATACTCATGTGAATGTGGAAACCTAGAATCTCTGGACATAAGAACTACATGGGCCATTAAGCTCCCCTGGAGAATAGATTGGCCCATGAGATGGAAATATGAAAAAGTTGATTTTGAGCCTGCAGGAAAAGATCACCACAGCAGTGGCGGCAGTTTTGATACATCTAAAAATATTGTAAAAATTTTTAAAGGTAGTCCCCCTGTAACATTTCAATATGACTTTATTTCAATAAAAGGACGTGGTGGAAAAATATCCTCCTCATCAGGAAATGTCATATCACTTAAAGATGTCCTTGAAATCTATACTCCTGAGGTTACAAGATTTTTATTTGCCGCTACAAAGCCAAATACTGAATTTTCAATATCATTTGATCTTGACGTAATTAAAATATATGAAGATTATGACAAGTTTGAAAGAATCTATTATGGAGTAGAGGATATAAAAGAAGAAAAAAAAAGAGCCTTTAAAAGAATTTATGAACTATCTCAACCATACAAACCAAGCAAAACAATTCCTTATCAAATCGGATTTAGACATTTAAGCGTAATTTGTCAAATATTTGAAAATAATATAAGCAAAATTCTAAACTACCTAAAAAACGTTCAAGATGATCAAAAAGAAAAACTGATAAATAAAATCAAATGTGCAATTAATTGGATAAGAGATTTTGCACCTGAAGATTTCAAATTTTCATTAAGATCTAAATTCGATAATATAGAAATACTAAAAGAAGATAGCAAAAAAGCAGTGAATGAACTTATGGATTTTTTAAAGAAAAATTTTGAAATTACTACAGAACAAGACATCCAAAACGAAATATATAAAATTTCAAGAGAAAATAATATAGAGCCCGCTTTGTTTTTTAAACAAATTTATAAAATTTTAATCGACAAAGAAAAAGGCCCCAAATTAGCCGGATTTATCAAAATAATCGGTATTGATCGTTTTAAAGAGATTGTAAGCAAATATATTTAA
- a CDS encoding GTPase Era codes for MKSGFAAILGRPSTGKSTLLNSICGHKISIISPIPQTTRNKIKGIFTDDRGQIIFIDTPGFHLSKKKFNIAMMKNIHSSIGEVELILYIIDIQDKPGEEENKMLEIIKNSKIKFLVLLNKVDLKNTKIEEITQFLKNQGIEDTNIIKISAEKNINTEELKNKIYENFSEGPLYYPQEYYTDQEINFRISEIIREKAIENLKEELPYSLYVDIDTLENKKESLFIRANIFVANESQKGIIVGKNGKEIKSIGERSRKTISKIFETKCNLFLQVKLKKNWNKEDKLIKRLIN; via the coding sequence CTTTTAAATTCAATATGTGGACATAAAATATCAATCATATCACCTATTCCACAAACAACTAGAAATAAAATAAAAGGAATCTTTACAGATGACAGAGGACAAATTATTTTCATAGACACACCGGGATTTCATCTAAGCAAAAAAAAGTTTAATATTGCAATGATGAAAAACATACACTCTTCAATCGGAGAAGTTGAACTTATTCTATACATAATTGACATTCAAGACAAGCCTGGAGAGGAAGAAAATAAAATGTTAGAAATAATTAAAAATTCTAAAATTAAATTTTTAGTACTACTTAATAAGGTTGATCTTAAAAATACAAAAATAGAAGAAATAACACAATTTCTAAAAAACCAGGGAATAGAAGATACAAATATAATTAAAATATCTGCTGAAAAAAACATTAATACAGAAGAATTAAAAAATAAAATTTATGAAAATTTTTCAGAAGGTCCACTTTATTATCCACAAGAATACTATACAGACCAAGAAATAAATTTTAGGATTAGTGAAATAATAAGAGAAAAAGCAATCGAAAACCTAAAAGAAGAACTTCCCTATTCTTTGTATGTAGATATTGACACCTTGGAAAATAAAAAAGAAAGCCTTTTTATCAGAGCAAATATTTTTGTAGCTAATGAAAGTCAAAAAGGAATAATCGTGGGGAAAAATGGAAAAGAAATAAAATCAATTGGTGAAAGATCAAGAAAAACAATCTCAAAAATTTTCGAAACAAAATGCAATCTATTTCTTCAGGTAAAACTAAAAAAAAATTGGAACAAAGAAGATAAATTAATAAAAAGACTTATAAATTAA